A window from Gasterosteus aculeatus chromosome 14, fGasAcu3.hap1.1, whole genome shotgun sequence encodes these proteins:
- the LOC120831832 gene encoding BCL2/adenovirus E1B 19 kDa protein-interacting protein 3 has translation MHPGRARGKGMGREQRIGGWGGGGLVQSRCPVALLDNNKLERAADRKAQQAETRAHPPSRPRRASMSLPGPQAPEDGLHGSWVELEELITAVSRRESPAGSQESISSALQGELERILLEAQLECERSKDSPTREGTPQSTGSPRPTSDQDSDCITIQEEAERRVDTDWVWDWSSRPENMPPKEFVFQHPKQQSSLSVRKTEVMKRGIFSSDVFLILVPSLLASHLLTLGVGIYIGKRLAASTTSTL, from the exons ATGCACCCTGGCCGGGCCCGTGGGAAAGGGATGGGGAGGGAGCAGAGgattgggggttggggggggggaggattaGTGCAGAGTCGATGCCCGGTGGCTCTTTTAGACAACAACAAACTCGAGAGAGCGGCTGATAGAAAAGCGCAGCAGGCAGAAACCCGCGCGCACCCTCCATCCAGACCCCGGCGCGCAAGCATGTCTCTGCCCGGCCCGCAGGCaccagaggacggactccacg gctcctgggtggagctggaggagctgatcaCCGCCGTGAGCCGCAGGGAGAGCCCGGCGGGGTCGCAGGAGAGCATCTCCTCCGCCCTGCAGGGGGAGCTGGAGAGGATCCTCCTGGAGGCCCAGCTGGAGTGTGAAAGGAGCAAAGACAg TCCTACACGTGAGGGGACTCCGCAGTCCACCGGTTCCCCGAGACCCACCAGTGATCAGGACAGCGACTGCATCACCATACAG GAGGAGGCTGAGAGGCGAGTGGACACCGACTGGGTGTGGGATTGGTCCAGTCGACCTGAAAATATGCCACCAAA agaGTTTGTGTTCCAGCACCCGAAGCAGCAAAGCTCCCTGAGCGTGAGGAAGACGGAGGTGATGAAGAGGGGAATCTTCTCCTCCGATGTTTTCCTCATCCTTGTTCCCTCACTGCTGGCGTCACACTTGCTCACACTTGGAGTCGG GATCTACATTGGGAAGCGTTTGGCTGCTTCAACA